From the genome of Streptomyces ficellus:
GCCCTCGCCGTCGGGACGATGACCGCCGTCACCGCGACCCAGGCCCAGGCGGCGGAGGCGGCCGCCAGCCACGGGTGCCCGTCCGGGTACGTCTGCGCGTACCCCGGGGCCGGCTGGAACGGCGACCGCCCGAGCCACAAGTGGTACACGTACGGGGCCCACAACCTCAGCAACATGGTCGGGACGTACCGCCTCTACAACAACCAGACCGGTGGCGCCACCGTGCGTACCTGCACCGGGTACAACGGCACCGGCTGCCAGGGCTACCTGCCCGCCGGCTGGTACATCGACAAGGACATGACGCCCATCAACTCCATCACCCTCCAGCCCTGACCCCGTAGCCTCCCGGCATCGTGGACAGCTTCCGGGACCGCCGTGACGGCGGTCCCGGAAGTCGTGTTCCCGCCACGCCGGACGAACGGCTTGGCCCGCTGTCGGACCCCCGCTGTAGCCTGGACGCCTGTCATCTCACAATCTGGGCGCACCTTGCCACGGGGGATGCTTTGGGGGATCCGGACCGCGGGCGGACGACCGACCGGCCGCACGACCCGACCGACGACGCCGCGGCCTCCTTCGCCGCGCGGCTGCGGCGGCTGCGGCTGCAACGCGGGCTGTCGCTGGCCGACATGGCGCGGCAGACGCACTACAGCAAGGGCTATCTGAGCAAGATCGAGACCGGCGCGAAGCGGGTCACCCTCGATGTCGCCCGCCGCTGTGACGAGGTCCTGCGCGCGGAGGGCGAACTGCTGCGCCTGGTGCGTGAGGGACCGGTGCCGCGCCCCCGCCCCGCCGACGACACGGACGGCGACAGGGACGCGGACACGGACACGGGTGTCACCTGTCCCTACCGGGGCCTGTCGTCGTTCACCCCGCAGGACGCCGGCTGGTTCTTCGGCCGGGAGCGGGCGACGGCCGCGCTGGTCGAGCGGGTCTTCGAACGCGTCGGCAGCGGGCCGCTGTTGCTGGTCGCCCCTTCGGGCGGGGGCAAGTCGTCGTTGCTCAACGCCGGTCTCGTACCGGCCCTGCGGCGCCCGGGCGGCTTCCCGATGCCGGGCGCCGAGGGCTGGCCGGTGGTGGTGTGCACGCCCACGGCGCAGCCGTTGCAGGAGCTGCT
Proteins encoded in this window:
- a CDS encoding peptidase inhibitor family I36 protein, producing MRKVKMMRTAAALALAVGTMTAVTATQAQAAEAAASHGCPSGYVCAYPGAGWNGDRPSHKWYTYGAHNLSNMVGTYRLYNNQTGGATVRTCTGYNGTGCQGYLPAGWYIDKDMTPINSITLQP